From one Halothece sp. PCC 7418 genomic stretch:
- a CDS encoding hybrid sensor histidine kinase/response regulator, translating into MTTDEEIRQQSYELFRNEAPDLLEQVETGIYNIQEDHSRPTVHGLMRATHTLKGAAANVGRDTIKQISHHLEDVFGALLSPNAVFDSEVQTLLLDIYECLRVAYNNEIQGNNTSDEQNLKRAEGIFAQLQDKLGDCFDEEPAVLSSSELGFDMTQSVFQVGVKQRIEQIESTLNETTDSQEIAEAVSTQMEVFVGLAESLGLEGFKEIAQTGLKALQQHPQAAGDITQEILNNLHEAREQVLNGERDRGGEPSEILKGFAEDTFTETTATREDDSLSLEDTFGTFDTNEEEDPFASFAAASTSETEVEPQPTPEPTAPPQSQLVPTSEEKPKTETSHDPELESSQFHQQASTPRNRVSIRVDLEQVENLNHLVGELSINQNLLSLRDEQYQSALQKLGGWLSQHRRTLFQLRDKLPAEYANSDFAQFLYASLEENSQLEQALDDVNHLARSNATSVEREQRLSRQLRDALEGVRMLPIEKVLNRFPPMVRKLSQSYNKAVELKQSGVQVLVDKAITENLYDALLHIVRNAFDHGIESPQERQQQGKPSTGQIFIRAYNQGNRTIVEVRDDGRGLDVEKICQRALEKNLITTSQVQAIRKSPHPEDQLLRVLCEPGFSTVANATDLSGRGIGLDVVYSQMQKINGSVTVESEVGVGTTFYLQIRGALMNARLLVCKAGNGMYSFIADEVEQVLIPEEDQVKWLGSRKVLQWRSRKEENPISIPIYGLTNLLNYQRNANYLLQTQTKSDIELQQETTLLTAEEGVTPLLLIRTPDGLVALEIDTILEEQELVLKPFSMTVPPPSYAYGCTILPDGQLSLVVDGAALLNHSQAHLSSSSSLLPQRNPQQPPSLPSQKQAALAHQRLTEDYTNPYSVHQTQEEDLKSIHDDHSSPTTSSKTPLPIDKEQFRTLLVIDDSITERQTLSMIMQKAGHHVIQAKDGQDALDQLQQGAKVDLIVCDLEMPRMNGLEFIGATRQNPELSQIPVIVLTSRTRDKYQRIAMELGASDYLTKPYLDQDLLGAVGKNLE; encoded by the coding sequence ATGACTACCGATGAAGAAATCCGCCAACAGAGTTACGAACTCTTTCGTAATGAAGCCCCCGATCTCCTCGAACAGGTAGAAACGGGAATCTATAATATTCAAGAAGATCACAGCCGACCCACCGTTCACGGCTTAATGCGGGCAACTCACACCCTCAAAGGGGCTGCTGCTAATGTGGGACGGGATACCATTAAACAAATTTCTCATCATCTGGAAGATGTGTTTGGCGCACTCCTTTCTCCCAATGCTGTCTTTGATAGTGAAGTGCAAACTCTTCTGCTTGATATTTACGAATGCTTGCGAGTCGCCTATAACAACGAAATACAAGGAAATAATACAAGTGATGAGCAAAACCTGAAACGGGCGGAAGGAATTTTTGCTCAACTGCAAGATAAACTGGGGGATTGCTTTGATGAAGAACCCGCAGTGCTCTCTTCTTCTGAACTCGGGTTTGATATGACCCAATCGGTGTTTCAAGTCGGGGTCAAACAACGCATTGAACAGATTGAATCCACTTTAAATGAAACAACAGACTCACAGGAGATTGCAGAAGCGGTAAGCACTCAGATGGAAGTGTTTGTGGGCTTAGCCGAATCTTTGGGGTTAGAAGGATTTAAAGAGATTGCTCAAACGGGTCTTAAAGCCCTTCAACAGCATCCACAAGCAGCAGGTGATATTACTCAAGAGATTTTGAATAATCTTCATGAAGCCAGAGAACAGGTTTTAAATGGAGAGCGCGATCGCGGGGGAGAACCCTCAGAAATCCTCAAAGGCTTTGCTGAAGACACCTTCACCGAAACCACAGCCACCCGCGAAGACGATTCTCTCTCTCTTGAAGATACATTTGGTACTTTTGACACTAACGAGGAAGAAGATCCCTTCGCCTCATTTGCAGCAGCCTCGACATCAGAAACCGAGGTCGAACCACAACCAACTCCCGAACCAACCGCCCCACCCCAATCTCAACTTGTCCCCACTTCCGAAGAAAAACCAAAAACAGAAACCAGTCACGATCCAGAGCTAGAATCTTCTCAATTCCATCAACAAGCCAGTACCCCTCGCAATCGAGTCAGCATTCGGGTTGATTTAGAACAAGTGGAAAACCTCAATCATCTCGTTGGGGAACTTTCCATTAACCAAAACCTTTTATCACTGCGGGATGAACAATATCAATCCGCATTACAAAAACTGGGCGGTTGGCTCTCTCAACATCGACGCACCCTATTCCAACTCCGAGATAAACTTCCTGCTGAATATGCCAACAGCGACTTTGCTCAGTTCTTATACGCTTCTCTAGAAGAAAATAGCCAACTGGAACAAGCCCTGGATGATGTGAATCATCTTGCGAGATCAAATGCCACTTCAGTGGAACGAGAACAACGCCTCTCTCGTCAGCTTCGAGATGCCCTAGAAGGGGTACGAATGCTACCCATTGAGAAAGTTCTAAATCGGTTTCCGCCCATGGTGAGAAAACTCAGTCAATCTTATAACAAGGCAGTGGAACTGAAACAGAGTGGCGTACAAGTTTTAGTGGATAAAGCGATTACCGAAAATCTCTATGATGCCTTACTCCATATTGTTCGCAATGCTTTTGACCATGGTATTGAATCCCCCCAAGAACGACAACAACAAGGCAAACCAAGCACAGGACAAATTTTCATTCGTGCCTATAACCAAGGAAACCGCACCATTGTTGAGGTAAGAGACGATGGACGCGGGTTAGATGTGGAAAAAATCTGTCAACGGGCGTTAGAAAAAAATCTGATTACAACGAGCCAAGTGCAAGCAATTCGCAAATCTCCCCATCCCGAAGACCAACTGCTGCGGGTGCTTTGTGAGCCTGGTTTTTCCACTGTTGCTAACGCCACAGATCTCTCAGGGCGAGGGATTGGTTTAGATGTGGTTTATTCCCAAATGCAGAAAATTAACGGGTCTGTCACCGTTGAAAGTGAAGTTGGCGTGGGAACAACCTTTTATCTGCAAATCCGAGGCGCGTTAATGAACGCTCGTTTGTTAGTGTGTAAAGCGGGAAATGGAATGTATAGCTTTATTGCCGATGAAGTGGAACAAGTGCTGATTCCAGAGGAAGATCAAGTTAAATGGTTAGGTAGTCGCAAAGTCTTGCAATGGCGATCGCGCAAAGAAGAAAACCCGATCAGTATTCCCATTTATGGCTTAACCAACCTCTTAAACTATCAGCGCAATGCCAACTATCTTCTGCAAACCCAGACTAAGTCCGATATCGAACTCCAGCAAGAAACGACACTTCTAACAGCAGAAGAAGGCGTAACACCGCTTTTACTCATCCGCACTCCAGACGGGCTCGTCGCCTTAGAGATTGATACCATTCTCGAAGAACAAGAGTTAGTCTTAAAACCCTTCTCTATGACCGTACCACCGCCCAGTTATGCCTATGGCTGTACCATTCTTCCTGACGGTCAACTGAGTCTTGTTGTTGATGGTGCAGCCCTCCTCAACCATAGCCAAGCCCATCTCAGTAGCAGCAGTTCCCTTCTTCCCCAACGAAACCCCCAACAACCCCCAAGTCTTCCCAGTCAAAAACAAGCAGCCCTCGCTCATCAACGGCTCACCGAAGACTATACCAATCCCTATAGTGTTCATCAGACCCAAGAAGAAGATCTCAAAAGCATCCATGATGATCACTCTTCCCCGACCACTAGCAGTAAAACTCCTCTTCCCATTGATAAAGAACAATTCCGAACCTTGCTTGTGATTGATGACTCCATTACCGAGCGACAAACCCTGTCCATGATTATGCAAAAAGCAGGACATCACGTCATACAAGCCAAAGACGGTCAAGATGCCCTCGACCAATTACAACAAGGGGCAAAAGTCGATTTGATTGTCTGTGACTTAGAAATGCCTCGGATGAACGGTTTAGAATTTATTGGGGCGACCCGCCAAAATCCTGAACTTTCGCAAATTCCCGTAATTGTACTGACCTCGCGCACCCGTGATAAATACCAACGCATTGCCATGGAATTAGGCGCGTCTGATTATTTAACGAAGCCCTATTTAGACCAAGACTTACTCGGCGCAGTCGGTAAAAATCTAGAATAA
- a CDS encoding chemotaxis protein CheW yields MNNLSTLSHNFNFSSSDLNEENQELLRVIVFPLGDYFFALPINAVLQVIESPPELTQHFEGFGLVMLEKQSITLLNLHRHLRYKTEADPQQTADFLILTQSRQGEFCGIPIYSLPNMMELPYDEIQPLPTVYRQTNLYGIARFVTFVKFEEQEKKEGIYLLDVDEALRFLS; encoded by the coding sequence ATGAATAATTTATCGACTCTCTCTCATAATTTTAATTTCTCTTCTTCTGATCTCAATGAGGAAAATCAAGAACTGCTCAGAGTGATTGTCTTTCCTCTGGGAGATTACTTTTTTGCCTTACCCATTAATGCCGTTTTACAAGTCATTGAAAGCCCTCCTGAACTCACTCAGCACTTTGAAGGATTTGGCTTAGTGATGTTAGAAAAACAAAGCATTACTTTGTTAAACTTACATCGCCATTTGCGCTATAAAACTGAAGCAGATCCGCAACAAACTGCTGATTTTTTAATTCTGACCCAAAGCCGTCAGGGAGAATTTTGTGGCATTCCAATTTATAGTTTACCGAATATGATGGAATTGCCTTACGATGAAATTCAACCTTTACCCACCGTCTATCGTCAAACCAATCTTTATGGCATTGCTCGTTTTGTCACTTTTGTCAAGTTTGAAGAACAAGAAAAAAAAGAAGGGATTTATCTGTTAGATGTGGATGAAGCCCTTCGGTTTCTGAGTTAA
- the rpsB gene encoding 30S ribosomal protein S2 produces the protein MSVITLRELLESGVHFGHQTRRWHPAMRPYIYTARNGVHIIDLVQTAQLMEEAYSYLQDASAKGQKVLFVGTKRQAAGIIAQEASRCGAFYVNQRWLGGMLTNWETIKTRVERLKELERLKESGAMARRPKKEAAVLGRELEKLQKYLGGIKMMRRLPDIVVIVDQRREHNAIMECQKLGIPIISMLDTNCDPALADLPIPANDDAIRSVKLIVGKLANAIYEGRHGELDMETEAEYDEFDEGIDTYQEEDDEEEEMTSEADSEMAAVGESEEE, from the coding sequence ATGTCCGTTATTACCCTCCGAGAATTACTCGAATCTGGTGTTCACTTTGGACACCAAACCCGTCGTTGGCATCCTGCAATGCGCCCTTATATCTACACCGCACGGAATGGGGTGCATATCATTGACTTGGTGCAAACAGCACAACTCATGGAAGAAGCCTACAGCTACCTCCAAGATGCGTCCGCGAAAGGACAAAAAGTGTTGTTTGTGGGAACGAAACGCCAAGCAGCAGGGATTATTGCTCAAGAAGCCAGTCGCTGTGGTGCATTTTATGTGAACCAACGCTGGTTAGGGGGAATGCTGACTAACTGGGAAACCATTAAAACCCGTGTGGAACGCTTGAAAGAGTTAGAGCGTCTGAAAGAAAGCGGGGCAATGGCGCGTCGTCCCAAAAAAGAAGCAGCCGTATTAGGACGGGAACTGGAAAAACTGCAAAAATATCTTGGTGGCATTAAAATGATGCGTCGCCTTCCCGATATCGTGGTCATTGTGGATCAACGTCGGGAACATAACGCCATCATGGAATGTCAGAAACTCGGTATTCCCATTATTTCTATGTTGGATACCAACTGTGACCCAGCATTAGCCGATCTTCCCATTCCCGCTAATGATGATGCGATTCGTTCGGTTAAACTAATTGTTGGCAAACTCGCCAATGCTATCTATGAGGGTCGTCATGGCGAACTCGATATGGAAACTGAAGCCGAGTATGATGAATTTGACGAAGGCATTGACACTTACCAAGAAGAAGATGACGAGGAAGAAGAAATGACCTCTGAAGCGGATTCGGAAATGGCTGCTGTGGGGGAGAGTGAAGAAGAATAA
- the tsf gene encoding translation elongation factor Ts, with protein MAEISAKLVKELREKTGAGMMDCKKALSESDGDVTKAMEWLRQKGITSAEKKQGRAASEGIIESYIHTGGRIGVLIEVNCETDFVARREEFQTIVRDIAMQVAAYSNVEYVSTDDVPQEIVEREKEIEKGREDLQGKPDNIKEKIVQGRIDKRLKELSLLDQPFVKDQSITVDEYIKQGIATLGENIQVRRFARFVLGEDGDTEEQSTAE; from the coding sequence ATGGCGGAAATATCAGCAAAACTGGTTAAAGAGTTGCGCGAAAAAACCGGCGCAGGGATGATGGATTGTAAAAAAGCACTTTCTGAAAGTGATGGTGATGTAACTAAAGCCATGGAATGGTTGCGTCAAAAAGGCATCACCTCGGCAGAGAAAAAGCAAGGGCGAGCAGCAAGTGAAGGTATTATTGAAAGTTACATCCACACCGGCGGACGCATTGGTGTTTTAATTGAAGTGAACTGTGAAACTGATTTTGTTGCCCGTCGTGAGGAGTTCCAAACCATTGTTCGGGATATTGCCATGCAGGTTGCAGCCTATAGCAATGTGGAATATGTCTCCACCGATGATGTTCCGCAAGAGATTGTGGAACGAGAAAAAGAAATTGAAAAAGGGCGCGAAGATCTACAAGGCAAACCCGATAATATTAAAGAGAAAATTGTTCAAGGACGAATTGATAAACGTTTGAAAGAACTCTCTTTGTTAGATCAGCCTTTTGTGAAAGATCAAAGCATCACGGTGGATGAGTATATTAAGCAGGGAATTGCTACCCTAGGGGAAAATATTCAGGTCAGACGCTTTGCTCGTTTCGTTTTAGGTGAAGACGGAGATACAGAAGAGCAATCGACTGCAGAATAA
- a CDS encoding Uma2 family endonuclease, whose protein sequence is MSLETFPLSNLPPLENGDHLTRDEFERRCHVMSAGYEQAELIEGVVYMPAALRFRSHSQPHALIMAWLSSYWLVTPNVELGDNPTVRLDASNEPQPDAVLLLAAGGQTRISEDDYIEGAPELIVEVAASSSAIDLYEKKNAYERNGVKEYLVWQVLEQKLDWFCLNNDHYFLLEKDETGVIRSQVFPGLWLAVTDLLQGNRHQVIQTLQQGLTSPEHQAFVNQFQP, encoded by the coding sequence ATGAGTCTAGAAACGTTTCCATTATCCAACCTTCCTCCCCTAGAAAATGGGGATCATCTCACTCGGGATGAATTTGAACGACGCTGTCACGTAATGAGTGCGGGTTATGAACAAGCGGAATTGATTGAGGGAGTAGTTTATATGCCCGCAGCGTTAAGATTTAGGAGTCACAGTCAACCACACGCTTTAATCATGGCTTGGTTATCTAGCTATTGGCTTGTGACCCCGAATGTGGAACTAGGGGATAATCCAACGGTACGGCTTGATGCCTCCAATGAACCGCAACCGGATGCTGTTTTATTATTGGCAGCTGGTGGACAAACTCGAATTAGTGAGGATGATTATATTGAAGGCGCACCCGAATTAATTGTGGAAGTGGCAGCTAGCAGCAGCGCAATCGATCTCTACGAAAAGAAAAATGCTTATGAACGGAATGGTGTGAAAGAATATTTAGTCTGGCAAGTTTTAGAACAGAAATTAGATTGGTTTTGCTTAAATAATGACCACTATTTTTTGTTAGAAAAAGATGAAACAGGGGTTATTCGATCACAAGTTTTTCCAGGTTTATGGTTAGCAGTGACTGATTTACTACAAGGCAATCGACACCAAGTGATTCAAACGTTACAACAGGGCTTAACCTCTCCAGAACATCAAGCCTTTGTTAATCAATTCCAGCCGTAA
- the recG gene encoding ATP-dependent DNA helicase RecG, with amino-acid sequence MTDTSSLDWERLHKALAVEAKGGYSDIMGKQYRFSEFLCLTFGKVPPQATREQQQRWQELAQAFASYGEKSLTERQQLVVKASRLLKDVQEGKQPHSSPQLQVKAKNPVTHGSHYLEPEQPLTEAPGIGRNHTKSLYRLGLETVRDVLFYYPREHIDYAQQVNIGDLVEGETVTIVGTVKSCNCFTSPKNKKLSIFQLTIKDRTGEVKLSRFFAGNRFTNRGWQEKQKKLYPRSAIVAASGLVKKNKYGITLDNPEIELLDSPGGEIDSINIGRVLPVYPLTEGVSADVIRKAVMTVLPAAEKLKDPLPSHLRQQYGFLSLPEAVSNLHFPPDHDTLAHARRRLIFDEFFFLQLGFLSRRQQQKETQQSVILNPTGKLIDQFKEVLPFQLTTAQQRVVSDILQDLNSETPMNRLVQGDVGSGKTVVAVFAILAAIQSGYQAALMAPTEVLAEQHYRKLVGWFNLLHLPVELLTGSTKTAKRREIHQQLATGELPLLVGTHALIQDPVNFQRLGLVVIDEQHRFGVQQRSRLLNKGHSPHVLSMTATPIPRTLALTLHGDLDVSQIDELPPGRQDIQTTALSGKDRRQAYDLIRREIAQGRQAYIVLPLVEESEKLEVRSAIEEQKKLQESIFPEFKVGLLHGRMSSQEKDEALNAFRENETQVIVSTTVIEVGVDVPNATVMLIENAERFGLSQLHQLRGRVGRGDHKSYCILVSGSKTDTAKQRLGVLEQSRDGFFISEMDMRFRGPGEVLGKRQSGLPDFALASLVEDQEVLVLAREAAEKLMFTDQNLEDYPRLQKELERRYLKLMGGTILA; translated from the coding sequence ATGACGGACACAAGCAGTCTCGACTGGGAACGCCTCCATAAAGCCCTCGCCGTCGAAGCGAAAGGAGGGTATTCTGACATCATGGGGAAACAATATCGCTTTAGTGAGTTTCTCTGTTTAACCTTTGGGAAAGTTCCGCCCCAAGCCACTCGGGAACAACAACAGCGTTGGCAAGAATTAGCCCAAGCCTTTGCCAGTTATGGGGAAAAAAGTTTAACGGAACGTCAGCAACTGGTGGTGAAAGCCAGTCGTCTCCTCAAAGATGTCCAAGAAGGAAAACAACCGCACTCTTCTCCCCAACTGCAAGTGAAGGCAAAAAATCCCGTGACTCATGGCAGTCATTATCTCGAACCCGAACAACCCCTCACCGAAGCCCCTGGTATTGGCAGAAATCACACCAAAAGCCTCTATCGTCTGGGGTTAGAAACGGTGCGGGATGTTCTGTTTTATTACCCTCGGGAACATATTGACTACGCGCAACAAGTGAATATTGGCGACTTAGTCGAAGGGGAAACAGTCACGATTGTCGGAACTGTAAAAAGCTGTAATTGTTTTACCAGTCCAAAAAATAAGAAACTGAGTATTTTTCAACTGACGATTAAAGATCGCACTGGGGAAGTGAAGTTAAGTCGCTTTTTTGCGGGAAATCGGTTTACCAATCGCGGTTGGCAAGAGAAACAAAAGAAATTATATCCGCGCAGCGCGATCGTGGCTGCATCAGGGCTGGTGAAAAAGAATAAATATGGAATTACCCTCGATAACCCCGAAATTGAACTCTTAGACTCCCCTGGAGGTGAAATTGATTCGATTAATATTGGGCGCGTGTTACCCGTTTATCCTTTAACCGAAGGCGTATCTGCGGATGTCATTCGTAAAGCTGTGATGACTGTTTTACCCGCAGCGGAAAAACTCAAAGATCCCCTTCCCTCTCACCTGCGTCAACAATATGGTTTTCTTTCCCTCCCAGAAGCGGTGAGTAACCTGCATTTTCCGCCCGACCATGATACCCTCGCCCACGCCAGAAGACGTTTGATTTTTGATGAATTTTTCTTCCTGCAACTGGGGTTTCTCAGTCGTCGTCAACAACAAAAAGAAACCCAGCAAAGTGTCATCCTCAACCCCACGGGAAAACTCATTGACCAATTTAAGGAAGTCCTCCCCTTTCAACTGACTACCGCCCAACAGCGAGTGGTGAGTGATATTCTGCAAGACTTAAATTCGGAAACCCCCATGAATCGTCTGGTGCAAGGGGATGTGGGGTCAGGGAAAACTGTGGTTGCGGTATTTGCGATTCTCGCTGCGATTCAATCGGGCTATCAAGCTGCATTAATGGCTCCCACCGAAGTCCTCGCCGAACAACATTATCGTAAACTGGTGGGTTGGTTCAACTTATTACATCTTCCCGTGGAACTGCTCACGGGATCCACGAAAACCGCCAAACGACGGGAAATTCATCAACAGTTAGCAACGGGAGAACTCCCCTTACTGGTGGGAACTCATGCCTTAATTCAAGATCCAGTGAACTTTCAACGCTTAGGCTTAGTGGTGATAGACGAACAACATCGCTTTGGGGTTCAGCAGCGATCGCGCTTACTCAATAAAGGTCATTCTCCCCATGTTCTCAGCATGACTGCAACCCCCATTCCCCGCACCCTGGCTTTAACCCTACACGGCGATTTAGATGTCTCTCAAATAGACGAACTTCCTCCAGGACGACAAGACATTCAAACCACCGCTTTATCAGGAAAAGACCGTCGCCAAGCCTATGATTTAATCCGTCGCGAAATCGCCCAAGGAAGACAGGCGTATATTGTTTTACCGTTAGTGGAAGAATCAGAAAAATTAGAGGTTCGTTCCGCCATTGAAGAACAGAAAAAATTGCAAGAAAGTATCTTTCCTGAGTTTAAGGTGGGGTTACTCCATGGGCGCATGAGTTCCCAAGAAAAAGATGAAGCGTTGAACGCCTTTCGGGAGAATGAAACCCAAGTCATTGTTTCCACAACCGTGATTGAAGTGGGCGTGGATGTTCCCAACGCAACGGTGATGTTAATTGAAAATGCGGAACGGTTTGGCTTATCGCAACTGCACCAACTGCGAGGAAGAGTGGGACGGGGAGACCATAAATCTTATTGTATTTTAGTCAGTGGCTCAAAAACCGATACCGCCAAACAACGCTTAGGAGTATTAGAACAATCTCGCGACGGCTTTTTTATCTCCGAGATGGATATGCGTTTTCGCGGACCTGGAGAAGTGCTAGGAAAACGCCAGTCGGGACTTCCTGATTTTGCTTTAGCCAGTTTAGTGGAAGATCAAGAAGTCTTAGTGTTAGCCAGAGAAGCAGCGGAGAAACTAATGTTTACGGATCAAAATTTAGAGGACTATCCCCGTTTGCAAAAAGAATTAGAACGGCGGTATTTGAAACTAATGGGCGGAACAATCCTCGCTTAA
- a CDS encoding FAD-dependent oxidoreductase: MRTQPQNLVLIGGGHSHAILLRMWQLHTLADVRLKLLSNTEKTPYSGMLPAHVAGLYTYDETHINLPPLAQQAQAEFYSDQAVGLDLKHKQIFCLNRPPLTFDKVSIDIGSTPAMFTVPGAKDYAVPAKPVSVFLQYWYQFLETVEASPQQGRTLAIVGGGAGGVELALNMQQRLQQLGDQVSIHLFQRERELLLDKGKWVRQHLASLLEKRGIKLHLGEAVSEVFPDKLVCESGFTLETDLIFWVTQASAPTWIKESGLATDERGFILVNDYLQSLSHPFVFAAGDIATMVNHPRPKAGVFAVRQGKPLFQNLQRTILGKPLKPYHPQKNYLSLIGTGDESAIASWGNLGCHSPLLWRWKDQIDRKFMAQFPD; encoded by the coding sequence ATGCGTACTCAACCCCAAAATCTTGTTCTCATTGGTGGCGGTCATAGTCATGCCATTTTACTACGGATGTGGCAACTGCACACCCTCGCTGATGTCCGCTTAAAACTCCTCAGTAATACCGAAAAAACCCCCTATTCGGGAATGTTACCCGCTCATGTAGCGGGACTCTATACCTATGATGAAACCCATATTAATTTACCGCCTCTGGCTCAACAAGCCCAAGCAGAATTTTATTCGGATCAAGCAGTCGGTTTAGATCTCAAGCATAAACAGATTTTTTGTCTCAATCGTCCGCCTTTAACCTTTGATAAAGTTTCCATTGATATTGGTTCTACCCCTGCAATGTTTACTGTTCCAGGGGCGAAAGACTATGCAGTTCCTGCAAAACCCGTTTCTGTCTTTCTCCAGTATTGGTATCAATTTCTGGAAACGGTAGAAGCCAGCCCTCAGCAAGGGCGAACCCTTGCGATTGTTGGCGGTGGTGCGGGTGGGGTAGAACTCGCTTTAAATATGCAGCAACGTCTCCAGCAACTCGGCGATCAAGTGTCGATTCATTTATTCCAACGAGAAAGGGAATTATTACTGGATAAAGGGAAATGGGTGCGTCAACATTTAGCCTCTTTACTGGAAAAACGAGGAATTAAACTGCATTTGGGAGAAGCAGTGAGTGAAGTTTTTCCCGATAAATTAGTTTGTGAATCAGGATTCACCCTAGAAACAGATCTGATATTTTGGGTGACACAAGCAAGCGCACCCACTTGGATCAAAGAGAGTGGTTTAGCGACTGATGAGCGCGGATTTATTCTCGTCAATGACTATTTACAATCCCTTTCTCATCCCTTTGTCTTTGCTGCGGGGGATATTGCAACCATGGTCAATCATCCCCGTCCGAAAGCGGGTGTTTTTGCGGTGCGACAAGGAAAACCCCTGTTTCAGAATCTACAACGGACAATTTTAGGAAAACCTTTGAAGCCCTATCATCCGCAAAAGAATTATCTCAGTTTAATTGGAACTGGAGATGAAAGCGCGATCGCGTCGTGGGGAAATTTGGGCTGTCATTCTCCTCTCCTTTGGCGTTGGAAAGATCAGATTGACCGAAAGTTTATGGCGCAGTTTCCCGATTAA
- the folK gene encoding 2-amino-4-hydroxy-6-hydroxymethyldihydropteridine diphosphokinase — MSTREEIPSAIALGSNLGDSQNILEQAIHQLGTDPAVKVNAVSSWYETLPIGPAQPNYLNGCALLTSSLSPGELLATLLQIETAFGRVRQERWGARTLDLDLLLYDDQVIETEDLQLPHPRMRERAFVLVPLAEIAPNWIDPVTGCAIAQLKENIDCSGVLQKLQ, encoded by the coding sequence ATGAGTACAAGGGAAGAAATCCCTAGCGCGATCGCGCTAGGGAGTAATTTAGGTGATTCTCAAAACATCCTGGAACAAGCGATTCACCAATTAGGAACTGATCCTGCAGTGAAGGTAAACGCGGTTTCCAGTTGGTATGAAACCCTCCCCATTGGACCTGCTCAACCCAATTATCTCAATGGCTGTGCTTTATTGACTAGTTCCTTATCCCCTGGGGAGCTCTTAGCCACTTTACTCCAAATTGAAACCGCATTTGGGCGCGTGCGCCAAGAACGTTGGGGAGCGCGTACCCTTGATTTAGATCTCCTTTTATATGATGATCAGGTAATAGAAACCGAGGACTTACAACTGCCTCATCCGCGCATGAGAGAACGGGCGTTTGTTTTAGTTCCCCTTGCTGAAATTGCCCCGAATTGGATTGATCCAGTAACAGGATGCGCGATCGCGCAACTGAAAGAAAACATCGACTGTTCTGGTGTCTTACAAAAACTTCAATAA
- a CDS encoding NUDIX hydrolase, translating into MNDSTPQLLKERLHYQGRKFSFEVSHLRLANGVEGEWECIRHPGGALAVPVTAEGKLVLVDQYRIPLKQRLLEFPAGTVEVDEAPAETIKREIEEETGYHAKQWRDLGKFPLAPGYSDEYIYSFLATDLEKLETPPAQDDDEDIDVVLYTPEEFEQLIHSGDPRVDAKSITSYYLARPYL; encoded by the coding sequence ATGAATGATTCCACGCCCCAACTCCTGAAAGAACGTCTCCACTATCAAGGACGCAAGTTTAGTTTTGAAGTCAGCCATCTCCGCCTCGCCAACGGGGTAGAAGGAGAATGGGAGTGCATTCGTCATCCTGGTGGCGCATTAGCAGTCCCCGTCACCGCAGAAGGAAAATTAGTATTAGTCGATCAATATCGCATTCCCCTCAAACAACGCCTATTAGAATTTCCCGCCGGAACCGTGGAAGTAGATGAAGCCCCCGCAGAAACCATTAAACGAGAGATTGAAGAAGAAACGGGTTATCATGCAAAACAGTGGCGCGATTTAGGCAAATTTCCCCTCGCACCAGGCTACTCTGACGAATATATCTATAGTTTTTTAGCCACCGATTTAGAAAAATTAGAAACCCCACCCGCACAAGATGATGATGAAGACATTGATGTTGTGCTTTACACTCCAGAAGAATTTGAACAATTAATTCATAGTGGCGATCCGAGAGTGGATGCAAAATCAATTACCAGTTACTATCTCGCCCGTCCTTATCTTTAA
- a CDS encoding gas vesicle protein GvpG, whose translation MVFKLLLLPITGPIEGVTWLGEQILERANQELDEKENLNKRLLSLQLSLDLGEISEEEYDEQEEEILLAMQAMEDEENNQAEEETD comes from the coding sequence ATGGTTTTTAAACTCTTACTGCTTCCGATTACTGGACCCATTGAAGGTGTTACTTGGCTAGGAGAGCAAATCTTAGAACGCGCTAATCAAGAATTAGATGAAAAAGAAAACTTAAATAAGCGACTACTTAGCTTACAATTGTCCCTTGATTTAGGAGAAATTTCTGAGGAAGAATATGACGAACAAGAGGAAGAAATTTTGTTAGCAATGCAGGCGATGGAAGATGAAGAAAATAATCAAGCTGAGGAAGAGACTGATTGA